In Streptomyces nojiriensis, the sequence ATCGAGCGCCGGCTCGTCGCGTCGTTCATGGCGGCCGGCGCCGGCTCGGCCATCTTCTGCTGGGCCAGCGGCGGCAGCGGGGTGGGCTCGCGGTGGTACTGGACCGCGTAGCCGGTGATCGTCCCGGCGAGGACGCCGAGCGCTGCCGCGCCCGCGATCAGGAGAGCCGTGCGCCCCACCCGGCGGCGCGGGACCGAAGTGTCCGACTCCGGTGCGGTCTCCCCCTCTTTCCGCGTCTCCGGGATGGTCTGTTCGTGTTCCAAAGGGGTCCCCCACAGGACTGCAGGCGCGAGTTGGTTACCCGCGCGTACCCCTTGACCCGCACCACGACGGAGCAGTTGTACGAAGGAAGATCACATTCTCGTCTCGCGAGGTTTCAATCCTCGTGACGCCGCTTTCCGTCCAGTTCGTCCCACCACTCGTCGGACTTCGGATCGCCCGAGGGGTCGTCCCACCAGCGGTCGTCCGGGCCGCGCCGGTTGGCGATCATCGCGGCGACCGGCGGGATGACCATCGCGACCACGCACATGGCCACCGCCGCCTCCACCGACAGCAGGCGCACGAAGGTCCAGGCGGAGACGAAGAGGACCAGGCATCCGCCCATGAGCAGGAAGTAGGCGCGCCGGCGCCGGGCGTACATGACTCCAGCGTAGATCCGGCGCCCCCGCGCGCAAGGGCGCGGACGGACACGGACGGACACGGACGGACACGGACGGCACGAAGGGCCGCACCCCGTTCCAGTGGCGTCCAACCCCCGGGGGTGCGGCCCTTCGGCCGTTCGATCAGGCGATCACCTGTGTGCGGTGCTCAGACCGCGATCGCCACGTCCGTCACGCCGCCGGCCTCGGCGACGACCACGGCACGGTCCGCCTGGGCACCCGGGACGAGCGCCCGCAGCGTCCAGGAGCCGGTGGCGGCGTAGAAGCGGAACTGGCCGGTCGCCGAGGTCGGGACCTCCGCGGTGAACTCGCCGGTCGAGTCCAGCAGGCGGACGTAGCCGGACACCGGCTCGCCGTCCTTGGTGACCTGGCCCTGGATGGCGGTCTCACCGGGCTTCAGCGTCGCGAGGTCGGGCCCGCCGATCTGTGCTCCACACATGTTCTCTGTCCTGTCCTAGAGAGGTCGTACTACGAGGGCGTCGCGTGCCCGGTCGTCCGTCTGGATTACTTGTTGGCGCCGAGCTCGATCGGCACGCCGACGAGCGAGCCGTACTCGGTCCACGAACCGTCGTAGTTCTTGACGTTCTCCTGGCCCAGGAGCTCGTGCAGAACGAACCACGTGAGCGCGGAGCGCTCACCGATGCGGCAGTAGGCGATGGTGTCCTTCGCCAGGTCGACCTGCTCCGCCTGGTAGAGGGCGGTCAGCTCGTCGTCCGACTTGAAGGTGCCGTCGTCGTTGGCGTTCTTCGACCACGGGATGTTGCGGGCGCTCGGCACGTGGCCGGGGCGCTGCGACTGCTCCTGCGGGAGGTGCGCCGGGGCGAGCAGCTTGCCGGAGAACTCGTCGGGCGAACGGACGTCGACCAGGTTCAGGGAGCCGATCGCGGCCACGACGTCGTCGCGGAAGGCGCGGATGGAGGTGTCCTGGGCCTTGGCCTTGTACTCGGTGGCCGGGCGGTTCGGGACGTCCTTGCCGTCGACCAGGTCGCGGGAGTCGAGCTCCCACTTCTTGCGGCCGCCGTCGAGGAGCTTCACGTCCTGGTGGCCGTAGAGCTTGAAGTACCAGTAGGCGTAGGACGCGAACCAGTTGTTGTTGCCGCCGTAGAGGACGACGGTGTCGTCGTTGGAGATGCCCTTGGCGG encodes:
- a CDS encoding DUF3099 domain-containing protein, giving the protein MYARRRRAYFLLMGGCLVLFVSAWTFVRLLSVEAAVAMCVVAMVIPPVAAMIANRRGPDDRWWDDPSGDPKSDEWWDELDGKRRHED
- a CDS encoding DUF1416 domain-containing protein, translated to MCGAQIGGPDLATLKPGETAIQGQVTKDGEPVSGYVRLLDSTGEFTAEVPTSATGQFRFYAATGSWTLRALVPGAQADRAVVVAEAGGVTDVAIAV
- a CDS encoding sulfurtransferase, yielding MSRSDVLVDADWVEAHLNDANVVIVEVDEDTSAYDKNHITNAVRIDWKSDLQDPVRRDFVDQEGFEKLLSAKGISNDDTVVLYGGNNNWFASYAYWYFKLYGHQDVKLLDGGRKKWELDSRDLVDGKDVPNRPATEYKAKAQDTSIRAFRDDVVAAIGSLNLVDVRSPDEFSGKLLAPAHLPQEQSQRPGHVPSARNIPWSKNANDDGTFKSDDELTALYQAEQVDLAKDTIAYCRIGERSALTWFVLHELLGQENVKNYDGSWTEYGSLVGVPIELGANK